The Candidatus Methylomirabilota bacterium DNA window CGCGCGTCTTCTCCACCGTGCTGCGCGCCCATCGCGCCATCGAGGTGGGCGACGTGGACGAGATGGCCGAGGTGCTCGCCTGCTGTCAGGGAGCGCGCTGGCCCCGAGGGCGGCGCGTGGCGGTGATGACCGCCTCGGGCGGTCAGGCTGAGCTGATCCTGGATCTGGCCAGCGCCGCCGGACTCGACCTCCCCCCGCTGCCCCCATCCTCGCGCGCCGAGATGCAACACGCGCTGGGCACGCTCACGGGCGACGGCAATCCCCTGGATGCCTGGGGAAACGGAGACTACGCCACGAACTTTCCCCGCGCCATCTCCGCCCTCGGCGCTGATCCGGGCTACGACGTGGTGGTGTTTTGCAGCGACAGCTTCGACGACCAGCCCTTCGGCACTCCGGAGCGCTTGCTGGCCTATGCCCGGATCGTCAGCGAGGGCGCGGCCCGCTCGCCCAAGCCGTTCTACTACATGACGACCCGCTCCGGCATCTTTCGTCGCGACGTGCTGGCCTTTCTCCGCGAGCACGATATCCCTGTCATCGGCGGGACGCGCCAGGGGCTCGGCGCCATCGATCGTCTCGCACGCTGGAGCGTGTCGCCGCCGGCGCGCCCGGCCGCCTCCCGCCGCTCCGGGAGGCTTGCCACCATGCTCGCGGCCGGCCCGCGCGCCAGCATCCACGAGCACGATGCCAAGCGTTTGCTCGCGGAGGCCGGCATGCCGATCCCCGACGAGCGGCTTGTCCCCGGGCTGGCCGAGGCTCGCGCGGCCGCCTCCACCCTCGGCTATCCAGTCGTGCTGAAGGTGGTCTCCGATGACATCCCGCACCGCTCGGAGCTCGGCCTCGTCGCCGTCGGCCTACAGGACGAGTCCCAGCTGGTCGACGCCTACGAGCGCATGAATCGCCGGCTCGAGGAGAGGGGCCAGCGCGCGGGCATCGCGGGCTTCCTGGTGCAGCCCGTGGCCCTGGGCGGGCTCGAGGTCTTCGCGGGGGTGAGCACCGATCCCGACTTCGGGCCGATCCTGGCCTTCGGGGCGGGTGGGGTGCTCGTGGAGGCGCTGGACGACGTGGCTCTCCGCGCCCTGCCGCTGCGCGACGGCGACGCGGAGGCCATGATAGCGGAGACTCGCGCCGGGACCCTCCTCGGCGGCTACCGCGGCCGGCCGCCAGGCGACGTGGCGGCTCTGGCCCGCTGCCTGAGCGCGCTCGCCGACTTCGCGTGGGCCGAGCGCGGCTCCATTGCCGAGATCGACGTCAACCCGATCGTCGTCCAGGAGCGCGGCTACGCCATCGTCGACGCCCTCATCGTCCCCCGCCCAGCCCCTTGAGGAAGGCGACGATGGCCTCGCCGATCTCCGCCGGCGAGTCCTCCTGGAGGAAGTGGCTGCCCTTGACGGTGATCTCCCGCTGGTTCGGCCACGCGCGGCAGGACTCGCGCTGGGCTCCGACCAGGATGACGCCGGGATCGGCATTGATGAAGAGCTTGGGGCGATCGCTCGTGGCCAGCCACCGGGCATACCCGTCCACGATGGCCACAACGTCGGCGGGCTCGCCGTCGATGGGGATTTCTCTCGGCCAGGTGAGAGTGGGCCGCCGTGACTCGCCGGGCTCGAGGTAAGGGCGGCGGTACACGGTCATCTCCGCCTCGGTGAGGCCGCGGAGCACGCTGGCGGGGAGGATGCGTTCCACGAAGAGGTTTTTCTCCAGGACCATCTCCTCGCCGGCGGGTGAGCGCATGGCCTGGAAGACCTTGCGCGCCGTCTCCGGCCACTCGCCCCAGCTCACCGGGCGCACGATCGCCTCCAGGTAGACGAGCGCTCGCACGCGATCGGGATGGCGATGGGCCCAGTGAAAGCCGAGGGCCGAACCCCAGTCGTGCACGACCAGGGTGACGTCACGCGTGAGCCCGAGCGTCTCGAACCAGGCGTCGAGGTATCGCGCGTGATCCGCGAAGCGGTAGGCGCCGGTGAGGGCCTTGCCGGAGTCGCCCATGCCCACGAGATCGGGGACGAGGCAATGGCCATGGGGCTCGACGAGCGGGATCACGTTGCGCCAGAGATACGACGAGGTGGGATTGCCATGCAGGAAGACCACGGGCGCGCCCGTGCCCGTGTCCACGTAAGCCATCTCGGTGTCGAGGATGCTGACGCGCCGGCGCGGGTAGGGGTCGGCGGCGGAGATGGGCGGCGTCATCGGCTCACCTCGAGGCGGCGGGTCTAGTACCCGCGCTTCCGGTCGACGACGAAGCGGAGGGGGCGCTTGGCGAGATAGCGGCGGAGATTGTCGTTGAAGAGGGGAGCGATCTCGCCCGGCGTGCTCGGTCCGGAGATGTGGGGCGTGATCACGACATTGTCGAACTCCCAGAGGGGGTGGCCCGCGGGCAGGGGCTCCTCGGAGAAGACGTCCAGCACGGCGCCGCCCAGGCGATTCGCCCAGAGGGCTTCGAGGAGGGCGGCCTCGTCCACGATGGCGCCGCGCGCGACATTGACGAGCCACGCGGAAGGCTTCATGGCGGCGAGCTCGGCCGACCCGATCAGGCCCCGGGTCGTCTCGGTGAGCGGCACCGTGAGGACGACGAAGTCCGCGGCGGCGAGCGCCTTCTTGAGATCGCGCACCCGGTAGACCCGCTCCGCCTCGGCCATTGTCTTGCCGCTCTGGCTGACCCCCACCACGTGCATGCCAAAGGCGCGCGCCGAGCGCGCGATGGTGCGCCCGATGTCGCCGAGCCCCACCACGCAGAGCGTCCCCCCGAAGAGGCGCAGGGGATCGGCCGTGCTCCACCGGCGCTCGCGCTGCTGGGCGCGGAACAGCTCGGTGCGCTGGGTGAACCAGAGACACCAGCCCAGCACGTACTCGGCCATCCAGGGCCCGAAGACGCCCGCCACCCGCGTGAGGGCCACCTGCCTCGGCAGCTCGGGCACGAGAAAGCGCTCGACGCCCGCGCCCATGTTCTGGACCCATCGGAGGCGCCCCGCCTCCGGCAGGAGCTCGCGCGGGAAGTCCCAGGCATAGAGGATCTCGGCATGCGCCACGTAGAGCTCGGCGGCGGCGGGGGTCGCGCACGCGTGCACCGCGAAGAGCGGGCGCGGCTGCTTGATGAGCCGGGCATAGGCCTCGGCCTCGCCGGGGTCAGGGTGATAGACGAGGATGGAGCGGGCAGTCACGCGCCGATCTTGGATAGGATGACGTCCTCGAAGGAGAAATCCATCGCCCGGTCCAGGCTCCCCACGCGCTGATACCAATCCCAGGTGTGAGCGAGGGCCGAGGCCAGCGTGTATCGCGGCCGGATGCCCAGCTCCTGGCGCAGCTTGGTCGTCGTGTGGACGGCGTGGCACTCGTAGACGAGGTTCTGGCCGAAGACCGGACCGGGCTTGTCGAAGCTCTTGAGGAGCGCCGGGTCAAAGTGGCGAAACGTCACGGGCTTCTTCATCGCTTCGGCGATGAGCTCCACGAAGCCGACCTGGCTGACCGTGTCCTCGCCCATGACGTTGTAGGCTTGGCCATAGGCCTTGGGATTGCCCAGCATGGCGGC harbors:
- a CDS encoding D-2-hydroxyacid dehydrogenase encodes the protein MTARSILVYHPDPGEAEAYARLIKQPRPLFAVHACATPAAAELYVAHAEILYAWDFPRELLPEAGRLRWVQNMGAGVERFLVPELPRQVALTRVAGVFGPWMAEYVLGWCLWFTQRTELFRAQQRERRWSTADPLRLFGGTLCVVGLGDIGRTIARSARAFGMHVVGVSQSGKTMAEAERVYRVRDLKKALAAADFVVLTVPLTETTRGLIGSAELAAMKPSAWLVNVARGAIVDEAALLEALWANRLGGAVLDVFSEEPLPAGHPLWEFDNVVITPHISGPSTPGEIAPLFNDNLRRYLAKRPLRFVVDRKRGY
- a CDS encoding haloalkane dehalogenase produces the protein MTPPISAADPYPRRRVSILDTEMAYVDTGTGAPVVFLHGNPTSSYLWRNVIPLVEPHGHCLVPDLVGMGDSGKALTGAYRFADHARYLDAWFETLGLTRDVTLVVHDWGSALGFHWAHRHPDRVRALVYLEAIVRPVSWGEWPETARKVFQAMRSPAGEEMVLEKNLFVERILPASVLRGLTEAEMTVYRRPYLEPGESRRPTLTWPREIPIDGEPADVVAIVDGYARWLATSDRPKLFINADPGVILVGAQRESCRAWPNQREITVKGSHFLQEDSPAEIGEAIVAFLKGLGGGR
- a CDS encoding acetate--CoA ligase family protein translates to MDAEPLRPSLPRSIDLAPLLRPRSVAVLGASDRPSPGRMVIESLDRIGFTGPIYPVNPKYETLFGRTCYPSIADLPEAVDVLALCVNHTRVLEHIRPAARRGVRAAIIFDGGFAERGDEGRRRQEELVAICREAGIALCGPNCMGVVSPHARSLVYIQTLADPTLLAGNVGLISQSGSLCIGLLADCRRFGFSHVISSGNEAVLTAVDYLEYLIDDPATKVIALFLETVRQPDRFVAALDRAADQGKPVVVLKVGRSERARSAITSHTGGLAGEARVFSTVLRAHRAIEVGDVDEMAEVLACCQGARWPRGRRVAVMTASGGQAELILDLASAAGLDLPPLPPSSRAEMQHALGTLTGDGNPLDAWGNGDYATNFPRAISALGADPGYDVVVFCSDSFDDQPFGTPERLLAYARIVSEGAARSPKPFYYMTTRSGIFRRDVLAFLREHDIPVIGGTRQGLGAIDRLARWSVSPPARPAASRRSGRLATMLAAGPRASIHEHDAKRLLAEAGMPIPDERLVPGLAEARAAASTLGYPVVLKVVSDDIPHRSELGLVAVGLQDESQLVDAYERMNRRLEERGQRAGIAGFLVQPVALGGLEVFAGVSTDPDFGPILAFGAGGVLVEALDDVALRALPLRDGDAEAMIAETRAGTLLGGYRGRPPGDVAALARCLSALADFAWAERGSIAEIDVNPIVVQERGYAIVDALIVPRPAP